In Porphyrobacter sp. LM 6, one DNA window encodes the following:
- a CDS encoding SDR family NAD(P)-dependent oxidoreductase — protein MSLSRSIAGRVAIVTGAASGMGRATARLFAAEGAHVAVIDLDLAACEAVAAECGAGARAYALDVADAEAITRTVAQIAADFGRIDILVNNAGVSSFCALDDPAYEDVWHRALAVMLTAHQRMVRAALPFLRQSDAARIVNIASTEGLGATPGDTPYVAAKTGVIGLTRGLAVDLGPEGITVNCICPGPIRTAMTDAVAEEHKVIFAKRRTALRRYGEPEEVAHITLSLVLPAASYITGVAIPVDGGLMARNA, from the coding sequence GTGAGCCTGTCGCGCTCGATCGCGGGCCGGGTCGCCATCGTCACCGGGGCGGCTAGCGGCATGGGCCGTGCGACGGCCCGGCTGTTCGCGGCCGAGGGCGCGCATGTGGCCGTGATCGATCTTGATCTTGCGGCCTGCGAGGCCGTCGCGGCCGAATGCGGAGCGGGCGCGCGGGCCTATGCGCTTGACGTTGCCGATGCGGAAGCGATCACCCGCACGGTGGCGCAGATCGCCGCCGATTTCGGGCGGATCGACATTCTGGTGAACAATGCCGGCGTTTCGAGCTTCTGTGCGCTCGATGATCCGGCCTATGAGGACGTGTGGCACCGCGCCCTTGCGGTGATGCTGACCGCGCATCAGCGCATGGTGCGCGCCGCCTTGCCGTTCCTGCGGCAGAGCGATGCGGCGCGGATCGTCAACATCGCCTCTACGGAAGGGCTCGGCGCGACCCCGGGCGATACGCCCTATGTCGCGGCCAAGACCGGCGTGATCGGGCTGACCCGCGGGCTGGCAGTCGATCTCGGGCCCGAGGGGATCACTGTGAACTGCATCTGTCCCGGGCCGATCCGCACCGCGATGACCGATGCCGTGGCCGAGGAGCACAAGGTGATCTTCGCCAAGCGGCGCACGGCCCTGCGTCGTTACGGCGAGCCGGAGGAGGTGGCGCACATCACCTTGTCGCTGGTGCTCCCCGCGGCAAGCTACATCACCGGGGTCGCGATCCCGGTCGATGGCGGGCTGATGGCGCGGAACGCCTGA
- a CDS encoding AMP nucleosidase: MIDIPSILEQLQHHYDAAVRTLRDDVIAFGRDGTLPPQSRREDGSYAYPQITIRYAGVGAPRDRSRAFGRLEMPGTYSTTVTRPDLFTKYLTEQLQLIATEYEVDITVERSRQEIPFPYVLDGEAGAAMVGTAPQDIATHFPSTDLALIGDELADGIEFDGLADMPLSLFDGLRTDYSLARLKHYTGSEVSDFQDFILFTNYHRYVDEFVNWGATQIGKDGYVALTGAAGLDIRTATTNAQSQLNDTAWRKHQMPAYHLIREDGRGITLVNIGVGPSNAKTICDHLAVLRPHAWLMIGHCGGLRSTQKIGDFVLAHAYLRDDHVLDVVLPPEVPIPPIAEVQQAMAYAAEKVAGVQGANLKQRMRTGTVVTTDDRNWELRYSSSAKRFSQSRAIAIDMESATIATQGYRFRVPYGTLLCVSDKPLHGEIKLPGQANKFYEEAIAAHLQMGIVACAMLRDEGDRLHSRKLRAFNEPPFR, from the coding sequence ATGATCGACATTCCGAGCATCCTCGAACAGCTGCAGCACCATTATGACGCAGCCGTTCGCACCTTGCGCGACGACGTCATCGCCTTCGGGCGCGACGGCACCCTACCGCCGCAGAGCCGGCGCGAGGACGGCAGCTACGCCTATCCGCAGATCACCATCCGCTATGCCGGCGTTGGCGCTCCGCGCGACCGCAGCCGCGCCTTTGGCCGGCTCGAGATGCCCGGCACCTATTCGACCACGGTCACACGGCCCGATCTGTTCACCAAGTACCTCACCGAACAGCTCCAGCTGATCGCAACCGAATACGAGGTGGACATCACTGTCGAGCGTTCGCGCCAGGAAATCCCCTTCCCCTATGTGCTTGATGGCGAGGCCGGCGCCGCAATGGTCGGCACTGCGCCGCAGGACATCGCGACGCATTTTCCCTCGACCGATCTGGCATTGATCGGCGACGAGCTGGCCGACGGGATCGAGTTCGACGGGCTTGCGGACATGCCGCTGTCGCTGTTCGATGGCCTGCGTACGGACTACTCGCTCGCGCGGCTCAAGCATTACACCGGCAGCGAAGTCAGCGACTTTCAGGACTTCATCCTGTTCACCAACTATCACCGCTATGTCGATGAATTCGTGAACTGGGGTGCCACCCAGATCGGGAAGGACGGCTATGTCGCACTGACCGGCGCGGCCGGGCTCGATATCCGCACGGCGACCACCAACGCGCAGAGCCAGCTCAACGATACCGCATGGCGCAAGCACCAGATGCCCGCCTACCACCTGATCCGCGAGGACGGGCGCGGGATCACCCTCGTCAACATCGGCGTCGGCCCATCCAACGCCAAGACGATCTGCGATCACCTCGCGGTGTTGCGTCCGCACGCGTGGCTGATGATCGGCCACTGCGGCGGCCTGCGTTCGACCCAGAAGATCGGCGACTTCGTGCTGGCTCACGCCTATCTGCGCGATGATCACGTGCTCGACGTGGTGCTGCCGCCCGAAGTGCCGATTCCGCCGATTGCCGAAGTGCAGCAGGCGATGGCCTATGCGGCGGAAAAGGTCGCGGGCGTACAGGGCGCGAACCTCAAGCAGCGGATGCGCACCGGCACGGTTGTGACCACCGATGATCGCAACTGGGAGCTGCGCTATTCCTCCTCGGCCAAGCGCTTCTCGCAAAGCCGCGCGATTGCGATCGACATGGAAAGCGCGACCATCGCCACGCAGGGCTACCGCTTCCGGGTGCCCTACGGCACGCTGCTGTGCGTCTCCGACAAGCCGCTCCACGGCGAGATCAAGCTGCCGGGGCAGGCCAACAAGTTCTACGAGGAAGCCATCGCGGCGCACTTGCAGATGGGCATCGTCGCCTGCGCGATGCTCCGCGACGAGGGCGACCGGTTGCATAGCCGCAAGCTGCGCGCATTCAACGAGCCGCCGTTCCGGTGA